Proteins co-encoded in one Thamnophis elegans isolate rThaEle1 chromosome 1, rThaEle1.pri, whole genome shotgun sequence genomic window:
- the PLVAP gene encoding plasmalemma vesicle-associated protein codes for MMEKNAYAMATLGLDSKGGLQPKRDCGFYMKYFFLFLSLIQFLIILGLVLFMIYSNPLEVTEKHLKGLTNQLQESDKKIKALSEEIGKLKRQLNATEKEARLVQTQMLRLNATLRFCNSEKTKLKEQQASNTAALLATNDITFQLHYLNFSCVAQVTLLEKQLVALELNSQREREKLNQESKSWQGKAENEEKEKNECQLEKLELQTREQKQQELKSTVVQEFDPVLKNIKDSADQFFTSYEFRGCYRNEIEPAFRSMFRNMQSQLDTVAIQFDQKANEVTRENALLQSQKAACKQHLQDRDQQMSRHKEQFEWEKQIIQESQENQIRKIRAECSKMIDENESLKLQVQQTKQACIGLRTSAPGNTALRNPLSLGPPNPFGSFPRSVGNTGSLVNPAASSNVFSNPWGRPSSPAQPSSGSQRNLSTAEQNKIKEILKAAAQSGKLSNLVPVNPVGQSKS; via the exons ATGATGGAGAAGAATGCATACGCCATGGCCACTTTGGGGCTAGACTCCAAGGGTGGCCTTCAACCAAAGCGGGATTGTGGCTTCTACATgaaatatttcttcctcttcctctccctcatcCAGTTCCTTATCATTTTGGGATTGGTACTTTTCATGATCTACAGCAACCCGCTGGAAGTCACCGAGAAGCACCTCAAGGGCTTGACAAACCAGCTGCAGGAGAGCGACAAGAAGATCAAAGCCCTCAGCGAAGAGATTGGCAAACTCAAGCGCCAGCTGAATGCCACGGAGAAGGAGGCGCGTCTGGTCCAGACCCAAATGCTCAGGTTGAACGCCACCTTGAGGTTTTGCAACAGTGAAAAG ACAAAGCTGAAGGAACAACAGGCGAGCAATACAGCAGCTCTCCTAGCAACAAATGACATTACATTCCAATTGCATTATTTGAATTTTTCCTGCGTTG CACAAGTGACGCTGCTGGAGAAGCAGCTGGTGGCCTTGGAGCTGAACAGCCAGAGGGAGCGAGAAAAATTAAACCAGGAAAGTAAGTCTTGGCAAGGCAAAGCCgaaaatgaagagaaagagaagaacgaATGCCAGCTAGAAAAACTCGAGCTGCAGACGCGGGAACAGAAGCAACAGGAACTGAAGTCCACCGTGgtccaagagttcgatcctgtcCTTAAGAACATTAAGGATTCCGCGGATCAGTTTTTTACTTCCTATGAGTTCCGTGGCTGTTACCGCAATGAGATTGAACCCGCGTTCCGCTCCATGTTCAGAAATATGCAGAGCCAGCTTGATACGGTGGCGATACAATTTGACCAGAAGGCCAACGAGGTGACTCGAGAGAATGCCTTGTTGCAAAGCCAGAAGGCTGCTTGTAAGCAACACCTGCAGGATCGGGACCAACAGATGAGCCGCCACAAGGAGCAGTTTGAGTGGGAGAAGCAGATCATCCAAGAATCCCAAGAAAACCAGATTCGGAAAATAAGGGCCGAGTGCAGCAAGATGATTGACGAGAACGAAAGCTTGAAGCTGCAGGTCCAGCAAACCAAACAGGCCTGCATCGGCCTGAGG ACATCAGCTCCGGGCAACACGGCTTTGAGGAACCCGTTAAGTCTGGGCCCACCTAATCCCTTTGGCTCCTTTCCGAGAAGTGTGGGGAACACAGGAAGTCTCGTGAATCCTGCAGCAAGCTCTAATGTCTTCAGCAATCCATGGGGGAGGCCAAGTTCACCCGCTCAGCCGAGTTCTGGATCTCAGCGAAATCTAAGCACCGCTG aacaaaacaaaatcaaggaGATCTTGAAGGCTGCTGCACAGAGCGGAAAGTTGTCAAACTTAGTACCAGTAAATCCAGTGGGACAGTCCAA GAGCTAA